From one Dermacentor andersoni chromosome 1, qqDerAnde1_hic_scaffold, whole genome shotgun sequence genomic stretch:
- the LOC126543220 gene encoding uncharacterized protein codes for MSFRERLGRSSSSSDTEDASPEDGAKTRRDSDSSSGSGGAKLKPLLVSKLDDKDGKGESAAARIKSQRGQLLPGKASAGHGGSSSGSGGAKLKPLLMSKLDDKDGKEGSAATRIKSQRDQLLPSRASSVHGGSSSGSGGAKLKPLLISKLDDKKGKEGSAAARIKSQRGQLLPSRASSVHGGSSSGSGGAKLKPLLVSKLDDKDGKGESAAARVKSQRGQLLPSRASAGLGGSSSCSDSSSTESSGMSCHAASTSTGVMEASGHGDCLPSAASMSVLSLGTGSRKRVTLIVSNTEFIVDPALFALQPDTMLGRMFSSSLENSITTPNERGDYEVAEGLSAAVFRAILDYYETGVIYCPPGVTVPELRQACDYLLIPFNPQTIKCHNLRGLLHELSNEGARQQFDKFLEDLIVCRMVNAAKIGERECHIVVLLDDDTVDCDAEYLPQSGEVRSQAIHSTAMYRFFKYIENRDVAVQVLKERGLKKIRLGTESYPTPKEKRKRQPVGRDEMIYNYVQRPFMRMSWEKEEAKNRHVHFQCVTSRSFSNRTTAIDGSPRVANYAALHRAALAAGIVDGDAVGGVAAIGPAVVHGLQQELGAVGAADEEPPVEPQEELALPEESYLMGLLPPLIISLKHGCSSIIHIGRCSLQ; via the coding sequence ATGTCCTTTCGGGAGCGTCTCGGTCggagcagcagtagcagcgacaCTGAAGACGCCTCCCCAGAGGACGGGGCAAAGACGAGGCGCGACTCCGACAGCTCCTCCGGCAGCGGTGGCGCCAAGCTCAAGCCGTTGCTGGTGAGCAAGCTGGACGACAAGGACGGAAAGGGAGAGAGCGCCGCAGCTCGAATCAAGTCCCAGCGCGGCCAACTGCTGCCCGGCAAGGCTAGTGCGGGGCACGGGGGCAGCTCctccggcagcggcggcgccaagCTCAAGCCGTTGCTGATGAGCAAGCTGGACGACAAGGACGGAAAGGAAGGGAGCGCCGCAACTCGAATCAAGTCCCAACGCGACCAACTGCTGCCCAGCAGGGCTAGTTCAGTGCACGGGGGCAGCTCCTCCGGCAGCGGTGGCGCCAAGCTCAAGCCGTTGCTGATAAGCAAGCTGGACgacaagaaaggaaaggaagggagcGCCGCAGCTCGAATCAAGTCCCAACGCGGCCAACTGCTGCCCAGCAGGGCTAGTTCAGTGCACGGGGGCAGCTCCTCCGGCAGCGGTGGCGCCAAGCTCAAGCCGTTGCTGGTGAGCAAGCTGGACGACAAGGACGGAAAGGGAGAGAGCGCCGCAGCTCGAGTCAAGTCTCAACGCGGCCAACTGCTGCCCAGCAGGGCTAGTGCGGGGCTCGGGGGCAGCTCATCGTGCAGCGACTCCAGCTCAACTGAGAGTAGCGGCATGTCGTGCCACGCGGCCTCTACCTCGACCGGCGTGATGGAGGCGAGCGGCCACGGCGACTGCCTGCCATCGGCCGCGTCTATGTCGGTGCTCTCCCTGGGCACAGGCTCGAGGAAGCGCGTCACCCTCATCGTGAGCAATACGGAGTTCATCGTCGACCCAGCGCTGTTCGCGCTGCAACCGGACACCATGCTAGGACGCATGTTTAGCTCATCACTGGAGAACAGCATCACAACCCCCAACGAACGGGGAGACTACGAGGTGGCCGAAGGCTTGTCTGCTGCCGTCTTCAGAGCCATCCTGGATTACTACGAGACCGGTGTCATCTACTGCCCTCCAGGTGTTACGGTGCCTGAACTACGACAGGCATGCGACTATCTTCTCATTCCGTTCAATCCCCAAACTATCAAGTGCCACAACCTCAGGGGCCTTCTTCATGAGCTTTCCAATGAGGGAGCTCGCCAACAGTTTGACAAGTTCCTTGAAGATCTGATTGTCTGCAGAATGGTCAATGCTGCTAAGATAGGTGAGCGGGAGTGTCATATAGTGGTTCTCTTGGACGACGACACAGTCGACTGTGACGCGGAGTATCTACCGCAGAGTGGCGAAGTGCGTTCCCAAGCCAtccacagcactgccatgtaccgTTTCTTCAAGTACATAGAGAATCGGGACGTTGCCGTGCAGGTGCTCAAGGAGCGTGGCCTTAAAAAAATTAGGCTTGGCACTGAATCCTACCCGACCCCAAAGGAGAAACGGAAGCGTCAGCCAGTTGGGCGTGACGAGATGATCTACAACTACGTACAGCGGCCCTTCATGCGCATGTCCTGGGAGAAAGAAGAGGCCAAGAACCGGCACGTCCACTTCCAGTGTGTCACGAGCAGGTCGTTCTCAAATCGCACCACCGCCATTGACGGGTCTCCTCGAGTTGCCAACTACGCGGCACTACACCGAGCAGCACTCGCTGCAGGAATCGTCGACGGTGATGCAGTTGGCGGCGTAGCTGCAATCGGGCCCGCGGTCGTGCATGGGCTTCAGCAGGAGCTCGGCGCTGTCGGAGCAGCCGACGAGGAACCTCCGGTTGAGCCGCAGGAAGAATTGGCGCTGCCCGAGGAGTCTTATCTCATGGGGCTCTTACCACCACTCATCATTTCCTTGAAGCATGGATGCAGCAGTATCATTCACATTGGACGATGCTCGCTTCAGTGA